The sequence GGGCTCGTGAACGAGATTCTGCCCGCGGATCAGTTGATGGACCGCGCGCGGGAACTGGCCCGTCTGCTGGCTTCGGGGCCGCCGCTGGTCTACGCCGCGATCAAGGAAATCGTTCGAGACGCTGAAGACGCCAAGTTCCAGGACACGATGAACCGGATCACCCGGCGGCAGCTGCGCACCGTAGATGTGCTGTATTCGTCGGAAGACCAGCTCGAAGGGGCCCGCGCTTTCGCCGAGAAACGCGATCCGGTCTGGAAAGGGAAATGAAGGTCCGGGGGCACCGCGGCGCGGCGCCCCCGTTTCCTGTCAGCTGAACAGGAAGTCGCTGGCATCCAGGTCGGAGATGTTGACCCCCAGCAGCAGGATCGAGTTGCCGTTGCCGGTGTCGATCACCGTGCTTCCGCCGACTGTCGAGGCTGCGGCAAGCGCTTCGCCGATAGTGTTGATGGAGGACAGGCCCGAGAAATCCAGAACCTCGTTCCCGCTGAAGGCGTCGAACCCGACAACGGTGTCGTTGCCGTGCATGTCCGCAAAGACAAAGGTGTCGCCGTTGAAGTCGCCGCGCAGGATGTCGTCACCCGCGCCGCCGTCCAGCGTATCGAAACCCGCGTTTCCGTAAAGCGAGTCGTTCCCCTCGCCGCCCATCATCAGGTCGTTGCCGGAACCGCCCAGCAGACGGTCGTTACCTTCGCCGCCCATCATAGTGTCGTTACCGCTTTCACCCAGCAGGGCATCGCCAGTCGTGCCGCCGTCAAGGGAGTCGTCGCCCTCGCCACCGAACAGGCGATCGAAGCCGTTGCCACCCAGCAGAGTATCGTTCCCGGCATCGCCATAGAGGTTGTCCGCCTGGTTGCCGCCGTCGAGCAGGTCGTCGCCGTCACCACCATTCAGCACGTCGAAGCCGCCGTCGCCGAAGATGGTATCGTTCCCGGCGTCGCCGTTCAGGCCATCGACCGAGCCGCCGAAGTTCAGGCCGCCCCGGATCAGGTCGTCGCCGTCACCGCCAAAGACACGGTCGGCGCTGTCGCCGGACAGCAGCGTGTCGTTGCCCGCATCGCCGTACAGGTAGTCGAAACCGCTTTCACCGAGAATCCGGTCGTTGCCGTTGCCGCCCATCAGGCTGTCAGCGCCGAAGCCGCCATTGATGAAGTCGTCACCGTCACCGCCCATGATCGTGTCAAAGCCGCCGTCGCCGATCAGCGCGTCACCGTCGGCGCCGCCGTCGATCACGTCATTGCCGACACCGCCACGGATCACGTCGCGGCCGCCTTCGCCGAGCAGCGTGTCGTTGCCGTTTTCGCCGGCGATCGTGTCATTCCCATCGTGCCCTTCGACACGGTCGTTGCCGGACGAACCGACGACGAGGTCGTTGTTCCGGCTGCCGCGCACGGATTCGATGTTCGACAGCGATGCGTTGAACGCCGTGCCATCGACGGTGCCCGTGGTGACACCCGTTTCCATGTTGACGCGCAGGCCGGACACCTGAAGGTTGCCATCGTCAAAACGGACGCGGTCGAAACCGTCGCCGCCGTTGATCGAGTCATTGCCGCCCACCAGTACGAAACTGTCGTTGTCGCTGCTGCCGACCATGATGTCAGCCAGCAGGGTGCCGCGCAGTTCGTTCACACGCCCCGGGCCCGCAATCGTTTCGACGTTGCCGAAGCCATCGTTCAGGATCGTGCCGGTGGCGAGGTTCACGTTCACACCGCTGGTGTTCGGATCGCCGCGCACGAAGAAGTCGAGCCGCACGAAACCGCCCGTGCCGATGACGTAGTTGTCCGCACCACGGTAGCCGTTCAGCACGAGGAAGCCGTCATCGGCGCCCGAGACGTTGAACGTGTCGCTATGCCGGCTGCCGAAAATCAGCAGGCCTTCGTTCTGCATCGCATTGGCCGCGCCGATCACGGTCGTCGTGCCGCCAGACGCCTTGGTGATCGAAGCGGTATTGGCGTTGCCGTTGATGTTCACCGTGATGCCGGCATCAAGGTCGTAGTGTTCGATGCTGACGAAACCCACGTCCGCGT is a genomic window of Sulfitobacter alexandrii containing:
- a CDS encoding calcium-binding protein; protein product: MLNVQFFRSTADLFEQAFYDPIDNEFDVDLQSWSSTEINVRNPLTGWTTTITGSGFSNPEVTLTGIVNSLEIRDQNGNVVASFSNAAWGLATFISAMDELLTNDNEVPFNNLLNLQPINLDGSNSVEGIDAYIDGVTVPVTAVGSDFNDTIVGGSGNDTIVGGDGSDELVGGAGNDSINPGDNTDFDYIMTGAGNDTVNLVEVQQGYVELDHRDLNAGITANINGNTNFSTINKGVNGTTSILDVAGAMRADGFQITGTNFADTFNVTVANGGWMALRGLDGVDNYVINASTGDVRLDFRSNEVRSGVIVNLATGVVGNDGFGNQESISGTGSVWEVRGTQFSDTMIGSDNNESFIGLAGNDSIDGGGGIDRLRFDSGANVTNLFVDMQNGIATGFANGASLNTSFSGIERIRGSNNADNIVGADGGVELDGRGGDDTLTGGNGNDTLIGGNGNDSISAGSNNGGFDQILAGTGNDIVNLSNADVGFVSIEHYDLDAGITVNINGNANTASITKASGGTTTVIGAANAMQNEGLLIFGSRHSDTFNVSGADDGFLVLNGYRGADNYVIGTGGFVRLDFFVRGDPNTSGVNVNLATGTILNDGFGNVETIAGPGRVNELRGTLLADIMVGSSDNDSFVLVGGNDSINGGDGFDRVRFDDGNLQVSGLRVNMETGVTTGTVDGTAFNASLSNIESVRGSRNNDLVVGSSGNDRVEGHDGNDTIAGENGNDTLLGEGGRDVIRGGVGNDVIDGGADGDALIGDGGFDTIMGGDGDDFINGGFGADSLMGGNGNDRILGESGFDYLYGDAGNDTLLSGDSADRVFGGDGDDLIRGGLNFGGSVDGLNGDAGNDTIFGDGGFDVLNGGDGDDLLDGGNQADNLYGDAGNDTLLGGNGFDRLFGGEGDDSLDGGTTGDALLGESGNDTMMGGEGNDRLLGGSGNDLMMGGEGNDSLYGNAGFDTLDGGAGDDILRGDFNGDTFVFADMHGNDTVVGFDAFSGNEVLDFSGLSSINTIGEALAAASTVGGSTVIDTGNGNSILLLGVNISDLDASDFLFS